Proteins co-encoded in one Dehalogenimonas sp. WBC-2 genomic window:
- a CDS encoding DNA-binding response regulator, whose translation MKVLIIEDDINIINVLKIAFELGWPDISIISAQSGAKGLTMVDTESPDAVILDLGLPDINGLEILRQIRLFSVVPVLILTVRDDESSVVTALSHGANDFLTKPFRQMELLARIKAMTRWGQTINHSNNLDVGSWQLSSSLTELRQNNRTIHLTYTEGLLLSLLMKNSGHFVSKEILARQTWHKQLGDIGDSLRIYIKRLRDKIEEHPQDPRIIINKPRQGYMFVC comes from the coding sequence ATGAAAGTATTAATCATCGAAGATGATATAAATATCATCAACGTCTTGAAAATTGCCTTCGAACTTGGCTGGCCTGATATTTCTATTATCAGCGCACAGAGCGGAGCTAAGGGTTTGACCATGGTCGATACGGAATCTCCCGATGCTGTAATTCTGGACTTGGGGCTACCTGACATTAATGGACTTGAAATATTGCGGCAAATACGCCTGTTTTCCGTAGTCCCGGTGCTGATACTAACCGTCCGGGACGATGAATCCAGCGTTGTCACGGCACTCTCTCATGGAGCCAATGATTTTTTGACTAAACCTTTTCGTCAAATGGAATTATTAGCTAGGATTAAAGCCATGACTCGCTGGGGACAGACCATCAATCATAGCAATAACCTTGATGTGGGAAGTTGGCAACTCAGCAGTTCATTAACGGAATTACGACAGAATAACAGGACAATACATTTGACTTATACTGAAGGGCTACTGTTGTCTTTATTGATGAAAAACAGCGGGCATTTTGTAAGCAAAGAGATTTTAGCCAGACAAACTTGGCACAAGCAACTTGGGGATATTGGGGATAGTTTAAGAATCTATATCAAACGTTTAAGGGATAAAATTGAAGAGCACCCTCAAGACCCCAGAATCATCATCAATAAGCCAAGACAAGGTTATATGTTTGTGTGTTAA
- the mshA gene encoding glycosyltransferase MshA (glycosyltransferase MshA involved in mycothiol biosynthesis): MSEKSLRIAMLSVHSCPIGQPGGRDTGGMNVYIRELATALGRRGHSVDIFTRAHDSRDAEWEYLAPGVRLVHIRAGAVEEMGKLTQYNHLREFDRNLQAFCRTDGVSYDLVHSHYWLSGEIGTHLAAEWGVPHIFAFHTVGAAKDALGLGEPEPALRLLTEQEIVLACNHIITGTDKEKASVLHHHCHAAGKVSIVPCGVDLELFRPIDKDRARQKLGLTAAPMALYVGRLDKLKGINRLIEAMSLVSVPDCRLTVIGGDEHAKTALGRLKQQAIDLGISGRVDFVGMVPQRELPLYYSAADVVAVPSYSETFGMVALEAVACGVPVVSADVGAARLIIKEGSGAVTPGNEPALMASALDEWLRREVVNRDALHNSVKGFGWDAIAELAVSVYQTVLSQNMVEAISDG, translated from the coding sequence TTGAGCGAAAAATCACTTAGAATAGCTATGTTGTCAGTTCATAGTTGCCCCATAGGGCAACCCGGCGGACGTGATACCGGCGGTATGAATGTCTATATTCGTGAACTGGCGACGGCACTGGGGCGGCGGGGACACAGTGTTGATATTTTCACCCGCGCTCATGACTCACGTGATGCGGAGTGGGAATACCTGGCGCCTGGGGTAAGGCTTGTTCATATCCGCGCTGGTGCTGTTGAAGAAATGGGCAAACTCACCCAGTATAACCACTTGCGGGAATTCGACCGTAATCTGCAAGCCTTTTGCCGCACTGACGGTGTGAGTTACGACCTTGTTCACAGCCATTACTGGTTATCTGGTGAAATAGGGACCCACCTGGCAGCTGAATGGGGCGTGCCTCATATCTTCGCCTTTCATACCGTCGGTGCTGCCAAGGATGCCCTTGGTTTGGGCGAGCCCGAACCGGCGCTGCGGTTGCTGACCGAGCAAGAGATCGTCTTGGCTTGCAACCATATCATCACCGGTACGGACAAGGAAAAAGCTTCAGTGTTGCACCACCACTGCCACGCCGCGGGAAAAGTCAGTATCGTGCCGTGCGGTGTCGATCTTGAACTTTTCCGGCCCATAGATAAAGACAGGGCGCGGCAAAAACTTGGACTCACGGCAGCGCCCATGGCGCTTTATGTGGGGCGATTGGACAAACTCAAAGGCATCAACCGGTTGATTGAGGCGATGAGCCTGGTCTCTGTACCAGATTGCCGGTTGACTGTTATAGGCGGTGATGAACACGCTAAAACGGCACTTGGACGGCTGAAGCAACAGGCCATTGATTTGGGCATTTCCGGGCGGGTTGATTTTGTCGGCATGGTGCCGCAGCGGGAACTGCCTCTTTACTACAGTGCTGCCGATGTGGTGGCGGTGCCGTCTTATTCCGAGACTTTTGGTATGGTAGCCTTGGAAGCTGTTGCTTGCGGTGTGCCTGTAGTTTCCGCTGATGTCGGTGCTGCGCGTTTAATAATAAAGGAAGGTTCCGGTGCGGTAACCCCCGGCAATGAACCGGCCCTGATGGCCTCAGCTCTGGATGAATGGCTCCGGCGGGAGGTTGTCAATAGGGATGCTCTTCACAACAGCGTCAAGGGATTTGGCTGGGATGCCATCGCTGAATTAGCGGTGAGCGTCTATCAAACTGTATTATCGCAGAATATGGTGGAGGCAATATCTGATGGATAA
- a CDS encoding sensory box sensor histidine kinase gives MPIDQQLPSGDENPNPILRLSNQALLVYANSAGSELISAWNWQLGKYAPYPWPSRVSSTLLSKQITRFVEPVGAQLFSISLVPVSSEMVNLYGYDITNLVQTEQALAASEKKYRMLFDYANDAIILWEHRASGYQVIEANQAACDRYGYSYEELLSLNGCKLNTLESYNNITTLLRDVLESGGCGTYEMVHKSKSGESIPSEVSGHIFELNGKRYSLSVMRDIRYRKDNEKRLQEALEREKRLHLQLQNEIKARIEFSRSLVHELRTPLTPILASVDMLLKLTPPGVEERLTKQIQIGAIELDERIGELFDVVRGEMGILEMQTLPMDPLKLIQEVVEFFQAVAEPKNIRLSAVIAELPKQIVADRKRLRQVLSNLLDNAIKYTPDDGKVTLSASSKLDRVIIEVLDTGIGISKPEQSHLFEPYFKIHNSSDNYSGLGLGLAISKTIINLHGGSIKVKSRPGNGSVFQLSIPVIAKPR, from the coding sequence GTGCCTATTGATCAGCAACTCCCTTCTGGGGATGAAAATCCTAACCCTATCCTTCGCCTGTCAAATCAAGCCTTGCTTGTATACGCTAATTCTGCAGGTTCAGAACTGATTTCGGCTTGGAATTGGCAGTTAGGGAAATACGCGCCCTACCCTTGGCCATCAAGGGTTAGCTCAACTTTGCTTTCCAAGCAAATTACACGTTTCGTCGAACCTGTTGGAGCCCAATTATTCAGCATCAGTCTCGTTCCTGTCAGTTCTGAAATGGTGAATTTATACGGATACGATATTACAAATCTTGTCCAAACTGAGCAGGCTCTTGCAGCCAGCGAAAAAAAATACCGTATGCTATTCGATTATGCAAATGATGCCATAATTTTATGGGAACACAGGGCAAGCGGCTATCAGGTTATCGAAGCCAATCAGGCAGCTTGTGATCGTTATGGATATAGCTATGAAGAGCTTCTTTCGCTTAACGGGTGTAAGTTGAACACTTTGGAAAGTTACAATAACATCACCACTCTTCTACGGGATGTTTTAGAATCTGGCGGCTGTGGGACTTATGAAATGGTTCACAAGAGTAAGAGCGGGGAATCTATTCCGTCAGAAGTCTCAGGTCATATCTTCGAGTTGAATGGCAAAAGATATTCTCTTTCTGTCATGAGGGATATACGATACCGCAAAGATAATGAAAAAAGGCTCCAGGAAGCCCTTGAGCGCGAAAAAAGACTTCATCTCCAACTTCAAAATGAAATAAAAGCTCGCATCGAATTTTCCAGGTCTCTGGTACATGAACTGAGAACTCCGTTGACCCCGATTCTTGCCAGTGTTGACATGTTGCTCAAGCTTACACCTCCGGGTGTTGAGGAACGTTTAACTAAACAGATCCAAATTGGCGCGATTGAACTCGACGAACGCATCGGAGAACTCTTCGATGTAGTACGCGGTGAAATGGGTATATTAGAAATGCAAACACTACCCATGGACCCTCTAAAATTGATACAAGAGGTTGTCGAGTTTTTTCAGGCCGTTGCAGAACCTAAAAATATTAGGTTAAGCGCCGTAATTGCAGAGTTGCCCAAGCAAATTGTTGCAGATAGAAAGCGTTTACGTCAGGTTCTATCGAATCTGCTGGATAACGCAATCAAATATACACCTGATGATGGCAAGGTTACTTTATCTGCAAGTTCTAAGCTAGATCGGGTCATAATTGAAGTGTTGGATACCGGGATAGGAATTTCTAAACCAGAACAATCCCACCTATTTGAACCATATTTTAAGATACATAATAGTTCCGATAACTATTCTGGGTTAGGTTTAGGATTAGCCATTTCAAAGACAATTATTAACCTCCATGGTGGTAGTATAAAGGTCAAAAGTCGACCAGGAAATGGCAGTGTTTTCCAGCTATCAATCCCTGTCATCGCCAAGCCAAGATAG
- a CDS encoding cellulose biosynthesis protein, which produces MPLSLKPLTFDQLKSELSAFQLIKVPHPFMLPRWLESWWNNFREEDQLFLHSVTEENELVGILPFRLKGDTAYFIGSANVCDYMDFIIRKGQETQFFSFILDNIRSSGITALELESLRPDSSVLKFLLPLAKQRGLPVEVQDTDVTLEMSLADDWEQYLATLSTHQRHEVKRKERRLAEAGNLVFDINKPSNIDLELKTLIQQIRISRQDKAAFMTEAMEKFFNDLAKSLDEAGILRIGKLMLEGETVASIMCFDYNNTRYLYNSGYDPSQTNLSVGLLSKVYSIKDAIEQQMHTYDFLKGAEVYKYHLGGREMPVSRCRIELIN; this is translated from the coding sequence ATGCCACTCTCTCTGAAACCATTGACTTTTGACCAGCTAAAATCGGAGTTGTCCGCCTTTCAATTAATTAAGGTTCCTCATCCGTTTATGCTGCCGCGATGGCTTGAATCATGGTGGAACAATTTTAGAGAAGAAGACCAACTTTTCTTACATTCGGTGACCGAAGAAAATGAGCTTGTCGGCATACTCCCATTTAGGCTCAAGGGTGATACTGCCTATTTTATAGGCAGTGCAAACGTATGTGATTATATGGATTTTATAATCCGCAAAGGTCAGGAGACACAGTTCTTTTCGTTTATCCTTGATAACATCCGTTCATCGGGCATCACGGCGTTAGAGTTGGAATCATTGCGTCCTGATTCAAGCGTTTTAAAATTCTTGCTGCCGCTGGCAAAGCAGCGGGGCTTGCCGGTTGAAGTTCAAGATACTGACGTCACCTTGGAGATGTCGCTGGCAGATGATTGGGAACAATATCTGGCCACACTTTCCACACACCAAAGGCATGAAGTCAAGCGGAAGGAACGGCGGTTGGCCGAGGCTGGAAATCTAGTATTTGACATAAACAAGCCCTCGAATATTGATCTGGAGCTGAAAACCCTGATACAACAGATACGCATAAGCCGGCAGGATAAGGCGGCATTTATGACTGAGGCAATGGAAAAGTTTTTCAATGACCTTGCGAAATCACTGGATGAGGCAGGTATTCTGCGTATAGGTAAATTGATGCTTGAAGGTGAGACGGTAGCCAGTATCATGTGTTTTGACTATAATAATACAAGATATCTTTATAATAGCGGCTATGATCCGAGCCAGACGAATCTGAGTGTTGGCCTGCTGTCTAAGGTTTATTCCATCAAAGATGCTATCGAGCAACAAATGCACACATACGATTTTCTTAAAGGCGCAGAAGTATACAAGTACCATCTGGGCGGCCGGGAAATGCCTGTCTCTCGTTGCCGGATTGAATTAATCAATTGA
- a CDS encoding reductive dehalogenase — protein MSKFHSTVSRRDFMKGLGFGTAGVGAMAASVPVFHDLDEMMSSTETAPKHPWWVKSVDEPTVEIDWDVIGRYDARYTAHSEAVMGRYFGLQEWRDATAKKAPQELELIKSNTPGKDLRSAALSDASMQGLIRGGTNLKWHGPETVQKPEERGVPKYTGTPEENLQMIRAAMRYFGAHSIGAAPLDAHHKKLVSLHPQSVSGNYMTNWPPPDTVNKRIVFEDVDQGYSTTEKYAIPTKEMWACSYTTPMSKEMFRAAPSAISYAANALRYRNRGNIMPDTQNFVRGLGYQILEEPYPCIPAIASAVLTGTAENGRNSGYCLNPEFGSVNGYYDFMTDLPLEETKPIDAGLFRFCHTCRKCAEICPQGALSMDNEPTWDPPKSKISPKLTALDPSMDDPEFHQRGKKVFWKDEILCQQFVGTNPFGCIQCQGGCTFNVNSGAMVHELLHTTLSVTPLFNGIFWQLGNTFGYGLREGEDMNNFWKTELPAWGYDSSLGVHGTY, from the coding sequence ATGTCTAAGTTCCACAGCACAGTAAGTCGTCGCGATTTCATGAAAGGTTTAGGTTTTGGTACAGCCGGTGTAGGAGCTATGGCAGCATCGGTGCCTGTATTCCACGATCTTGATGAAATGATGTCATCAACAGAAACAGCACCGAAACATCCATGGTGGGTAAAGTCTGTAGACGAACCGACCGTTGAAATCGATTGGGATGTTATCGGTCGTTATGACGCAAGGTACACTGCCCACAGTGAGGCTGTGATGGGTAGATACTTCGGCCTGCAGGAATGGCGTGATGCTACCGCAAAAAAGGCCCCCCAGGAACTGGAATTAATCAAGTCCAATACACCTGGTAAAGACCTTCGTTCTGCTGCTCTCAGCGACGCTTCGATGCAAGGTTTAATCCGGGGTGGCACCAATCTCAAATGGCATGGGCCGGAGACTGTTCAAAAGCCAGAAGAACGTGGGGTTCCAAAGTATACCGGCACGCCGGAAGAAAATCTTCAGATGATCCGTGCGGCGATGCGTTATTTCGGTGCTCACAGTATCGGCGCTGCCCCGCTGGATGCGCATCATAAAAAGCTGGTTTCACTTCATCCTCAAAGCGTGTCTGGAAACTATATGACTAACTGGCCGCCACCCGATACTGTTAATAAACGAATTGTCTTCGAGGATGTTGATCAGGGATATTCAACCACAGAAAAGTATGCCATCCCGACGAAAGAAATGTGGGCATGTTCATATACAACTCCGATGAGTAAGGAAATGTTCCGCGCGGCTCCTTCAGCGATATCTTATGCTGCCAACGCTTTGCGATACAGGAACCGCGGTAACATCATGCCGGATACACAGAACTTTGTGAGGGGGCTTGGTTATCAGATCCTAGAGGAGCCCTATCCCTGTATTCCGGCAATCGCCAGTGCAGTGTTAACAGGAACAGCGGAAAACGGCCGTAACAGCGGTTATTGCTTAAACCCCGAATTTGGCTCAGTCAATGGTTACTACGATTTTATGACCGACTTGCCGCTTGAAGAGACGAAACCCATTGATGCCGGTCTATTTAGGTTCTGCCATACCTGCAGGAAATGCGCTGAGATCTGTCCTCAGGGGGCTTTGTCAATGGATAACGAACCGACCTGGGATCCGCCGAAATCAAAGATCAGTCCTAAATTAACTGCTTTGGATCCGAGCATGGATGATCCTGAATTTCATCAGCGAGGCAAAAAAGTCTTCTGGAAGGACGAAATTCTTTGCCAGCAGTTTGTTGGTACCAATCCATTCGGTTGTATTCAGTGCCAGGGCGGGTGTACTTTCAATGTAAACTCGGGGGCCATGGTACATGAATTACTACATACCACCCTGTCGGTTACGCCATTGTTTAATGGTATTTTTTGGCAACTCGGCAACACCTTTGGTTATGGCTTGAGAGAAGGTGAAGATATGAATAATTTCTGGAAAACAGAGCTACCTGCTTGGGGTTATGATTCCAGTCTTGGGGTTCATGGTACCTACTAA